A window of the Roseovarius sp. S88 genome harbors these coding sequences:
- the fabF gene encoding beta-ketoacyl-ACP synthase II: MRRVVVTGLGLVTPLASGVEETWSRLLDGQSGAGTITRFDPVNVATKYACEVPLGDGSDGTFCTDDYMEPKERRKVDDFICYGVAAADMAVRDANWMPEDEESRCRTGVMMGSGIGGLRSIEETTNIIRDKGVRRVSPFFIPGALINLIGGQVSIRYGFKGPNHAVVTACSTGAHAIGDASRLIMFGDADVMVAGGAEASICEIGIAGFNACKALSTKRADDPKAASRPYDADRDGFVMGEGAGMVVLEEYEHAKARGAKIYAEVLGYGLSGDAYHITAPSEDGDGGLRAMQAALKNAGLTPADVDYINAHGTSTMADTIELKAVETLLGDAASNATMSSTKSSTGHLLGAAGAIEAIFSILAVRDQVAPPTINLDNPAVETPLNLAANAKQEREINVALSNSFGFGGTNASLCVGKVR, encoded by the coding sequence ATGCGGCGTGTCGTTGTCACCGGCCTTGGGCTGGTCACTCCCCTGGCTTCGGGCGTTGAAGAAACTTGGAGCCGTCTTTTGGATGGACAGTCTGGTGCGGGCACGATCACCCGGTTTGATCCGGTCAATGTTGCGACGAAATATGCCTGCGAAGTGCCGTTAGGCGATGGCAGCGACGGTACGTTCTGCACTGACGACTACATGGAGCCCAAAGAGCGCCGGAAAGTGGATGACTTTATCTGCTATGGCGTTGCTGCGGCGGATATGGCGGTCCGCGATGCGAACTGGATGCCAGAAGATGAGGAAAGCCGCTGTCGCACCGGCGTGATGATGGGCTCTGGGATTGGCGGGCTGCGCTCGATCGAAGAGACCACGAATATTATCCGCGACAAGGGCGTGCGGCGCGTCTCGCCATTCTTTATTCCCGGTGCGCTGATCAATCTGATCGGCGGTCAGGTGAGTATTCGCTATGGGTTCAAGGGGCCGAACCACGCGGTTGTCACGGCCTGTTCAACGGGTGCGCATGCAATTGGCGATGCCTCGCGGCTGATTATGTTTGGCGATGCCGATGTGATGGTGGCGGGCGGGGCTGAGGCGTCGATCTGCGAGATCGGGATTGCCGGGTTCAATGCATGCAAGGCGCTGTCGACAAAGCGCGCAGATGATCCCAAGGCGGCAAGTCGCCCTTATGACGCGGATCGGGACGGGTTTGTTATGGGCGAAGGCGCGGGCATGGTTGTGCTTGAGGAGTATGAGCACGCCAAAGCGCGCGGTGCCAAGATTTACGCCGAAGTCTTGGGGTATGGGTTGTCTGGAGATGCCTATCACATCACTGCGCCCAGCGAGGATGGCGATGGCGGCCTGCGCGCAATGCAGGCGGCGTTGAAGAATGCGGGTCTGACACCGGCGGATGTAGACTACATCAACGCGCATGGCACATCGACCATGGCGGATACGATTGAGTTGAAGGCGGTTGAGACGCTGTTGGGCGATGCGGCCTCGAACGCGACGATGTCATCGACCAAATCATCCACCGGGCACCTCTTGGGCGCGGCGGGTGCGATTGAAGCGATCTTCTCAATCCTCGCGGTGCGCGATCAGGTGGCACCGCCCACGATCAACCTCGACAATCCGGCCGTGGAGACACCGTTGAACCTCGCGGCGAATGCCAAGCAAGAACGTGAGATCAATGTGGCGCTTTCCAATAGCTTTGGCTTTGGCGGCACCAACGCTTCGTTGTGTGTTGGGAAGGTGCGGTAA
- the mltG gene encoding endolytic transglycosylase MltG → MWRNIASNFLTLLVVIVFLLGGAILWGQNQYSSAGPLEEPICLQVPRGSSMRGISENLAEQGAVSNGSIFRIGVDYADKTQLLKAGSWLIPEGSSMNEIADIITRGGASTCGTEVVYRVGVNSAQAEVRELDPSTNRFVERVAFAVGEDVPADYTEVREQADTRYRVAVAEGVTSWQIVNALNSIDALEGEVAEVPPEGSLAPDSYEFSSGDDRASVIQRMRDAQDAILAEIWEERDEGIPLTEPYEALILASIIEKETGVAEERGQVASVFTNRLRQGMRLQTDPTVIYGITNGEGVLGRGLRQSELRRATPYNTYVIEGLPPTPIANPGRDSIEAAVKPLETDYIFFVAKTLNPRDGHLFAETLEEHNQNVAAYRALERAQDDQ, encoded by the coding sequence ATGTGGCGCAACATCGCCTCGAATTTCCTGACTTTGCTGGTGGTGATTGTCTTCCTGCTGGGGGGCGCGATCCTTTGGGGGCAAAACCAGTATAGCAGCGCAGGCCCTTTGGAAGAGCCGATCTGCCTTCAGGTGCCGCGCGGCAGTTCGATGCGCGGGATTTCGGAAAACCTAGCCGAACAGGGCGCGGTCTCAAACGGTTCGATCTTTCGGATTGGTGTGGATTATGCGGACAAGACGCAGCTCTTGAAAGCGGGTAGCTGGTTGATCCCCGAAGGATCGAGCATGAACGAGATTGCCGATATCATCACGCGCGGCGGGGCGAGTACCTGTGGCACGGAAGTGGTGTATCGGGTCGGGGTGAATTCGGCGCAGGCTGAAGTCAGAGAGCTGGATCCTTCAACCAACAGGTTTGTGGAACGTGTAGCGTTTGCCGTGGGAGAGGACGTGCCCGCCGACTACACCGAAGTCCGCGAGCAAGCCGATACGCGATACCGTGTTGCCGTGGCCGAAGGTGTGACCAGCTGGCAGATCGTGAATGCGTTGAATTCGATAGATGCGCTGGAAGGTGAGGTCGCTGAGGTGCCGCCGGAGGGCAGCCTGGCGCCTGACAGCTATGAATTCAGCTCCGGGGATGACCGTGCCAGCGTGATCCAGCGGATGCGGGACGCGCAAGATGCGATCCTGGCTGAGATCTGGGAAGAGCGCGATGAGGGTATACCTCTCACAGAGCCTTATGAGGCACTGATCCTTGCGTCAATCATCGAAAAGGAAACCGGGGTGGCCGAAGAACGTGGGCAGGTGGCCAGCGTCTTTACAAATCGCCTCAGGCAGGGGATGCGTCTTCAGACGGACCCGACCGTGATTTACGGGATTACCAATGGCGAAGGTGTTTTGGGCCGTGGTCTGCGGCAAAGCGAGTTGCGACGCGCGACGCCCTACAACACCTATGTCATCGAAGGCTTGCCCCCGACGCCAATTGCCAATCCCGGACGCGACAGTATCGAGGCGGCGGTGAAGCCGTTGGAGACGGACTACATCTTCTTTGTGGCTAAAACGCTCAATCCGCGGGACGGGCATCTCTTTGCGGAAACGCTGGAAGAGCATAACCAGAACGTCGCTGCCTACCGCGCGCTGGAGCGGGCGCAGGACGACCAATAG
- a CDS encoding phage portal protein — protein sequence MVLKLFRNSRVQRAAPEQKASAVGRAAAWHSAGRVAWSPRDAATLTRTGFLGNPVGFRCVKMVAEAAASLPLVLQDRQTRYSEHPALDLVRRPNPVQGRAELFEALYGQLLLTGNGYLEAVASPEGGLPMELHVLRSDRMSVVPGSDGWPVGYEYSVGGRAHRFDVGEGPSPVCHIKSFHPQDDHYGVSPMQAAARAVDVHNSAAHWSKALLDNAARPSGAIVFSGADGQGTLSHDQYDRLVNEMESHHQGARNAGRPMLLEGGLDWKPMGFSPSDMEFQKTKESAAREIALAFGVPPMLLGIPGDATYANYQEANRAFYRLTVLPLVSRVAASVADWLSSYSIDVFELRPDLDQVPALSAERDAQWTRVTAATFLSDDEKRALLGLATKGAGA from the coding sequence ATGGTACTGAAATTATTTCGCAATTCTCGCGTTCAACGAGCTGCGCCCGAACAAAAGGCAAGTGCCGTGGGTCGCGCCGCGGCCTGGCACAGTGCAGGGCGCGTGGCGTGGTCTCCGCGCGATGCGGCGACATTGACGCGCACGGGGTTTCTGGGCAATCCGGTTGGATTTCGCTGTGTGAAGATGGTGGCCGAGGCGGCGGCGTCTTTGCCGCTCGTCTTGCAGGACCGTCAGACACGATATTCCGAGCATCCGGCCTTGGATCTGGTGCGGCGGCCCAATCCGGTGCAGGGGCGTGCGGAGCTCTTTGAGGCTCTATACGGCCAACTTCTGTTGACCGGGAACGGGTATCTTGAGGCGGTTGCCTCACCTGAGGGTGGCTTGCCCATGGAATTGCACGTGTTGCGGTCGGACCGTATGAGCGTCGTGCCGGGCAGTGATGGCTGGCCCGTGGGATATGAATACAGTGTCGGTGGCCGCGCGCATCGGTTTGATGTGGGCGAGGGGCCATCTCCGGTCTGCCATATCAAGAGCTTTCACCCACAAGATGACCATTACGGCGTGTCGCCGATGCAGGCTGCGGCGCGGGCGGTGGATGTGCACAATTCGGCGGCGCATTGGTCCAAGGCTCTTTTGGACAATGCGGCACGCCCAAGCGGTGCGATTGTGTTCTCTGGTGCGGATGGTCAAGGTACGCTCTCGCATGATCAGTATGACCGGTTGGTCAATGAGATGGAGAGCCACCATCAGGGCGCGCGCAATGCCGGGCGACCGATGCTGCTTGAAGGCGGGCTGGATTGGAAGCCGATGGGCTTTTCGCCCTCGGACATGGAATTCCAGAAAACCAAGGAGAGTGCGGCGCGTGAGATTGCGCTGGCCTTTGGGGTGCCGCCGATGCTGCTCGGGATTCCGGGTGATGCGACCTATGCCAATTACCAAGAGGCCAACCGCGCTTTTTACCGGCTGACAGTGCTGCCCTTGGTGTCGCGAGTGGCGGCGAGCGTGGCGGATTGGCTTTCTAGCTATTCCATTGATGTGTTCGAGCTTCGACCTGATCTGGATCAGGTGCCAGCTCTTTCAGCAGAGCGTGATGCCCAATGGACACGGGTCACAGCGGCGACATTCTTGAGTGATGATGAAAAGCGCGCATTGCTTGGTCTGGCGACGAAGGGTGCGGGCGCATGA
- a CDS encoding HK97 family phage prohead protease, whose translation MQIETGLERKFCRFDDDLTVTDGTRIEGYASYFGRKDRGGDVVERGAYSGSLRRLAEEGRRIKMLWQHDPAQPIGVWDEVREDDKGLYVKGRLLDGIERAREAATLIAAQAIDGLSIGYRTVKAVKDDKGQRLLKELELWEVSLVTFPMLPSARVGAKDDTLVSDTLRELAAALEDARQEIAQM comes from the coding sequence ATGCAGATCGAAACCGGGCTTGAGCGCAAGTTTTGCCGATTTGATGATGACCTGACGGTGACTGATGGCACGCGCATCGAAGGGTATGCCAGCTATTTTGGCCGCAAGGACCGTGGCGGCGATGTGGTTGAGCGCGGGGCGTATTCCGGGTCGTTGCGGCGGCTTGCCGAAGAAGGGCGCCGGATCAAGATGCTTTGGCAGCATGATCCGGCCCAGCCTATCGGTGTCTGGGACGAGGTGCGCGAAGACGACAAGGGGCTTTATGTCAAGGGCCGGCTTCTGGATGGCATAGAGCGCGCCCGAGAAGCGGCCACGTTGATTGCAGCACAGGCCATTGACGGGCTGAGCATTGGCTATCGCACCGTCAAGGCGGTGAAAGATGACAAGGGCCAGCGGCTCTTGAAGGAACTGGAGCTTTGGGAGGTGTCGCTTGTGACCTTCCCTATGCTGCCCAGTGCGCGGGTGGGGGCCAAGGACGATACCCTGGTCAGCGACACTTTGCGTGAATTGGCGGCGGCCCTTGAGGACGCCCGACAGGAGATCGCGCAGATGTAG
- a CDS encoding phage major capsid protein: MSNTETRSRAGEDLSPVTEIKAAMAGFVSDLKGFQADIQQRLQQQDDKMTKMERKSMGPKRPVLSQNAQADAPHQKAFGSYLRSGNDDGLRGLELEGKALSTAVAAEGGYLVDPETSATIKSVLGSTASVRAIANVVEVEATSYDVLIDHTDIGHGWASETGDATETSTPSIDRISIPLHELNALPKASQRLLDDSAFDIEAWLAGRIADKFARAEAAAFVNGDGVDKPTGFLTHSIVANGGWSWGNLGYVATGADGDFNGADAIVDLAYALGAQYRANGTFVMNSKTAGAVRKLKDADGRFLWSDGLAAGEPARLLGYPVLIAEDMPDIASDATAIAFGDFSAGYTVAERPDLRVLRDPFSAKPHVLFYATKRVGGDVSDFAAIKLLKFGLT; this comes from the coding sequence ATGAGCAACACCGAGACGCGGTCTCGGGCCGGGGAAGATCTGTCTCCGGTCACCGAGATCAAGGCCGCCATGGCGGGATTTGTCAGCGACCTCAAAGGCTTTCAGGCCGACATTCAACAGCGACTTCAGCAACAGGACGACAAGATGACAAAGATGGAACGTAAATCAATGGGGCCCAAACGCCCGGTACTTTCGCAAAATGCGCAAGCCGATGCGCCACATCAAAAGGCGTTCGGGTCTTACCTGCGCTCAGGCAACGATGATGGCCTGCGGGGGCTGGAGTTGGAAGGCAAGGCGCTGAGCACAGCCGTTGCGGCGGAAGGTGGGTATCTGGTTGATCCAGAGACTTCGGCCACGATCAAAAGCGTTCTGGGCAGCACCGCGTCGGTGCGTGCGATTGCTAATGTGGTCGAGGTCGAAGCCACGTCTTATGATGTGCTGATCGACCACACGGATATAGGTCATGGCTGGGCCTCTGAGACCGGTGATGCAACCGAGACGTCAACACCGTCGATTGATCGGATTTCCATTCCACTGCACGAGCTCAATGCGCTGCCGAAGGCATCGCAACGCCTGCTGGATGACAGCGCGTTTGATATTGAAGCCTGGCTGGCTGGCCGCATTGCCGACAAGTTTGCCCGCGCAGAGGCGGCGGCATTTGTGAATGGCGATGGTGTAGACAAGCCAACTGGCTTTCTGACGCATTCAATTGTGGCCAATGGCGGCTGGAGCTGGGGCAATCTGGGCTATGTGGCCACCGGCGCAGACGGCGATTTCAACGGGGCGGACGCGATTGTTGATTTGGCCTATGCGCTTGGCGCGCAGTACCGCGCAAATGGCACATTTGTGATGAATTCCAAGACGGCTGGTGCCGTGCGCAAGCTGAAGGATGCCGATGGGCGGTTCCTGTGGTCAGATGGTCTGGCTGCTGGGGAGCCTGCGCGTTTGCTGGGCTATCCGGTGCTGATTGCCGAGGACATGCCGGACATTGCAAGTGACGCGACCGCGATTGCATTCGGGGATTTCAGCGCAGGCTATACTGTGGCGGAACGCCCTGATCTGCGGGTGCTGCGCGATCCGTTCTCGGCCAAGCCGCATGTTCTGTTCTACGCCACCAAGCGCGTGGGCGGTGATGTGAGCGACTTTGCGGCGATCAAACTGCTGAAATTCGGCCTGACCTGA
- a CDS encoding head-tail connector protein, with translation MMLIEETAVSQSALPLDEFKSHLKMGTGFSDADVQDPLLESYLRAAVSAIEARTGKILITRSFSWSLTRWWDASGQALPVAPVSDVISLILRNRIDEEETIDSSHYVLERDAQRPILRPAGSALPGVPPGGVVELSFVAGYASDWGGLPADLGQAVILLAAYYYENRHDTGRGETDMPFGVKSLIERYRTVRLLSGGRLS, from the coding sequence ATGATGTTAATTGAAGAGACTGCCGTTTCTCAATCCGCGCTCCCGCTGGATGAGTTCAAGTCGCATCTCAAAATGGGAACCGGATTTTCAGATGCGGATGTGCAGGATCCGTTGCTGGAGAGCTATCTGCGTGCGGCTGTGTCGGCGATTGAGGCGCGTACTGGAAAAATTCTGATCACGCGCAGCTTTTCATGGTCACTGACCCGGTGGTGGGATGCCTCGGGTCAGGCCCTTCCAGTGGCACCAGTGAGCGACGTGATCTCACTCATTTTGCGCAACCGGATTGACGAAGAAGAAACCATCGACAGCTCGCATTATGTGCTGGAGCGGGACGCGCAACGCCCCATCCTGCGGCCCGCGGGCAGTGCTTTGCCCGGGGTGCCTCCGGGTGGGGTTGTGGAGCTCTCATTCGTGGCGGGCTACGCCAGCGATTGGGGCGGGTTGCCCGCCGATCTTGGGCAGGCAGTCATTCTACTGGCGGCGTATTACTATGAGAACCGTCATGACACCGGGCGCGGCGAGACCGACATGCCGTTTGGCGTCAAATCCCTGATCGAGCGTTACCGGACAGTCCGGCTTTTGAGCGGAGGGCGTTTGTCATGA
- a CDS encoding head-tail adaptor protein, with translation MNGPRLNRHLMLEHRERTPDGAGGFDDTWVSLGAVWADVQARTGRDAAGEAVSLSTTGYRIIVRAAPYGAPSRPTPGQRFREGLRIFRIQAVAEADAHARYLTCFCEEEVAL, from the coding sequence ATGAACGGCCCTCGTCTCAACCGGCATTTGATGCTGGAACATCGGGAACGCACGCCGGATGGTGCCGGTGGATTTGATGACACATGGGTGTCCCTGGGCGCGGTTTGGGCCGACGTCCAGGCGCGCACGGGCCGTGATGCTGCAGGGGAAGCGGTGAGCCTGTCGACGACTGGGTATCGCATCATCGTGCGAGCGGCCCCATATGGTGCGCCGTCGCGTCCCACTCCGGGTCAGCGATTTCGCGAAGGTCTACGCATTTTTCGCATTCAGGCCGTGGCCGAAGCAGATGCGCATGCGCGCTACCTGACCTGTTTTTGCGAAGAGGAGGTGGCGCTATGA
- a CDS encoding DUF3168 domain-containing protein: MSYGASAALQAAVFQRLTADTALNGLVAGAIYDALPQGSLPPVYVTLGPEDAQVQSDVTGQGAWHRFTVSVVTEAAGFHAAKQVAAAISDALVDAPLMLSRGRLSSLNFYRARAQREGTGALRRIDLIFRARVDDTA; the protein is encoded by the coding sequence ATGAGTTACGGCGCTTCAGCCGCTTTGCAGGCAGCAGTTTTTCAACGTTTGACGGCGGACACCGCTTTGAATGGTCTGGTGGCAGGCGCGATTTATGATGCGCTGCCCCAGGGCAGTCTGCCCCCTGTCTATGTGACGCTCGGACCTGAGGACGCACAGGTGCAATCAGATGTCACCGGGCAGGGGGCATGGCACCGGTTCACGGTATCGGTGGTGACAGAGGCCGCCGGATTTCATGCCGCCAAGCAGGTGGCAGCGGCGATCAGTGATGCGCTTGTGGATGCGCCTTTGATGCTGAGCCGGGGGAGGCTCTCTTCGCTCAATTTTTACCGCGCCCGGGCACAGCGCGAAGGCACCGGCGCGCTCAGGCGGATCGACCTCATCTTTCGCGCGCGTGTGGACGACACCGCGTAA